The Acropora palmata chromosome 3, jaAcrPala1.3, whole genome shotgun sequence nucleotide sequence AAGATAAGTATAAAATACTGTGAAAACGTAAGATATTGATCTTCTATGCAGATCACAGTATCGTATGTCACGTCATGTCACGCAATACCATGTGACACGAGTTATTTGTTACACCTTACTCCAAAGAGTGACATGTCACGTCTTGTAATGCCATATCataaaactttattttcttcatctcTCGGATTGTAAAAAGATTTACCCCCTACGCAAGAAAAGaaacgtaaaaaaaatttcgttttgacaaacaaaatttccaaTTCGTCGCTTGCGCTTTGCGAGAAAACCTTTCTGACCGGTCCTCTGGGGTACAAATACCGCGTGATATTTGTCCTCGTTTTGGTCTTTATTTATACCATACGAAGTGCAGTTGGATACGACATTTCTTAAAACTATTTcgacaataaaataaaaatttcgaATCTAAAACGATCGAATGAAGCTGGACATTTGAGTCTGGGCTACCTTAGTCGTTGTCGAGTAAGTGATGTCCACAATATTATAGCCGCACAGTTTGCAAATGTAATTAAACttaaaattgtaaataataCCCGTTTCAAGAAGTATTCTTTGATGTCCTTACAATCGGACGGTGGGCGTAGGGTCACATCCCTCAGAAGCCAAATAAAGAACGGAAACGTTTTGTGGAAAAATTCTGCGTCGTCGTGGCGAGCTTCCACTCTTTGCTGTCCTTCGTTGCTCGACCGAAGTTTGACGCGCTGCGACAGCTTCGCGATAAATCTAAAAATCGTCAAGGTAAGGCTGCTTGAAACTTGTACAACTAGGATCTGGTTATACAAAAACAGAGTAGAGTGACAGTAGAGTGAGGTATGGGATGTAGGAGACAAGCTTGGATTCACCTTGGGTGCCCTTTTTTGAGAAAATAcgaaaactgatttttgaaTCTAAAATAgctgttgcatttttttcctctttcattCAATTCCAAATAGAAATCATGTAACCGAAGTGTATTCCATAGTTTAGGAGgttagtttgggtcaaaagtgaATCCGGACATATCCTGGGTTGCATTAAATTAAATGCATGCAGGCGCCAATGAGTaggatttatttttagatcgaatttcccttgCATGAGACTTCCGTGaaagtgccatgaccaatgaCAAGACACTAACTGACGTCACTGAgtactgcctttctttcacaaaagaaaaggtgttctaaaaatagaaaatagaaATAGTCTGTAAAGATGTTATGACATAGACTTaatatgggagttgcatgctcctactcatcggcttcTGATGCATGTCGACTTTAATAAAGGTCTTACCAGAAATATGGACAATAAAGCTCATAAAGTGTTCTCCTGACTATACTCCTTAAAGAGACCTAAACAGTTACTCTAATCCTCACCTACGAATAACCCTAACAAACTCTATTCCTTGGCTACAATTTACCAAATTTGAGCATGGATGAAGTTAATTTAAGTAGGTGTCTCTTTAAATTATTGAAGTAGCCGTCAATACAAATGTTGAGCTAAAGGATACTCCAAGCCAGTGAGATCTTCTCTCATTGGAACACCAGACGAATTGTAAATCAGCACAGAggacaacaaaacagaaagagTAAAGATCTGATTGTCGTCGGAGCCCTCTCCACTGACAGCATTAATTCCTTCAGAATCCAGTGGCACAACAGAACACTCTTGTCCATTGGAATCCTTGtggaaatgaacaaaaaactGTGACTGTGTGATATGAAGAAGTTATTGAGTAAGTATGTAAGCAAGTGAGTAGGTTAGTACTTTAGCAGATAGGCAAGGAAGCAATTGAGTAAGTAGGCAAGTGAATAATCAGGTAGGAAGGTAGGTTGGTCGATAGGTAAAGAGGTAAGTAAACAACGAGGAAGAAAGGAAGGAATTTTAGCGATGTCCCACAACATCTAGCAGTGCACAATTACTTTAATGGCAGAAGTCTAAACGTCGACCTTAGTTTACAATAGGATAGCAATTCAAGCAGTCGTTGCGACTGATGTCAATCATTAGTCTTTATCGCAAATACAGTTGTTTGGGCGTCGTGTCTGGATTAgaatgtttcctttttctttcgaTTACGGCATGCAAGCGACGAACTATGAATAAAAACCTTGTGCTTGACATCTATTCTGCTTTCCagtcaaggaaaaaaaaagatgaggGGATAAAAAAGTATATGTTTCCTTACCTGGAACTTTCCAGGCACAATCCACATCCATATTCCCATAGTTTTAGCATCGAAAGAGtgtcccaaaggaaaaacatcTGGTTGATCAAACACCTCACTCAAAATAAAGGACTTTCCTCTCCGGTACGGTCCAGTGATTGACACAACACAAACTGGACCTGCAAGTTTTAAATCAAAGGAACATTGTAATTGAGGTGGAGTGAACACCTTGTGTTGGTGAGGGCACCGGACTTGGAATCCAGTGAACCTAAGTTAATTAAAATATCCTTTGTTTCTGGTTACCCAGGTTGCCATACGTCCTATGTTGACCTTAACTCCCTCCCAATTGCCCCAAGAAATACTATCTGCTTATACGCCTTCGCTACATATTATGCATACACGAGGGATATACGTGTATCAGAATATTTTGACTTTTCAAGCTTTAAGATGAGGTATTGTTTTTATAATGACTGAATAAATGTGGATCCCATGGTTTCTgatattttttcctctttgaaaAAAGCTACTTCGCGGAAATTTTTTGTGCTGGCACGTACTGAATAGGATTTTCAAATCATAGATGGAAAGAAGAGATGAATCAAATAGGTTTATATACCGTCAGCTATCTAGAGGTATGAGCAAGATTaaggatttcattttgttatctttttaatCTTTTCCTTCATCGCATGTGGTCCACAAAAAATAAACCCAGCTTAAAATTAAAGCTAACGTTTTGAGCTTAGGTCAATGCCATCTAAATTTCCACAATAAATTGCACTAGAAGTTCATATTCAtaattagtatataccacacaagtgaatagtgcttttggcgcgcgctgattggctagcctTGAGGTGATTACccaagtactattcacctccgagcagccgaagagaaacaaaatggcttcccgtttcgcttcgatttccgaaaaggaaattctttcaatgaatGAAGAGGCTGTatcgaaaaacacaaaaatggcaacaaagtttGGTGTAACAGTATTTAATGGTAAGTTATTTAACCTCTCCAGCCTCATATTCTAAGGCGAAaagtcaaaatacaatgccttgtttacgaaaactgtcgagcactaaaatcacaatgaaaacaacgaaacatctgatgtttttcagcttggtttcaacaacaagaggaaCTTAACTCAGCCATTGAGGAAATGACACCGCAGCAATTTAACAGGTGcctgcaaaagttttatttgtcggcAAGAAGGCGAGATGGAACATTTAACGATAAAAAATCGCTTGCCGCTATTCGGGAAGCCCTTGATCGACACCTGAGAAGTCCACCGCTGAATAAGCCTTTTTCCATTATCGGTctgctatttattcaacttgtgtggtatatactaattgacaattattcaccgaagtggaggtgaatagtggtggatatttacctcgccgcttcgcggctcggtaaatatccaccaatATTtacctccacttcggtgaataattgttaattattgcaGACCCCGAGAAGTGCCGATCTCTCTATTGGTCTAGGCCCACAAATTTACGATATTATTTCGCCCGCGGGTTTTCTGGTACTCTTGGAGCGCCTGCGTTTATGAAGATATGGGAAATAATATTGCTGGTAGGTGAATCAGTTTTGATTTAATAAGACGAGGAGCGACAAACTTTTACCTAGTATATACCGTGAACTGACGGGCCTCATTCTACTGTAAGTCAAACAATGGTCAATTTTGAAACAGTTTACCTTTCAAAGCCCTAAGTTTTTGCAGAGCTTCATCAACAATCACAAGCGAAGATCGCTCTTCGGGTATCTGGGAGCATTTACCAGTGGTAGCATTCCAACGATAGTTGTTGGGGAGGCAGAGAGGGATCGCCATGTTAGGATTTCTTCTAATAGAGGCCATGTTACCTGTAGTGTTATAGCGACGAAAATAACTGTCAATAAGAATCAGATTTCATATAAACTGAATGTACGGAAACTTGATCTATTCATTGGACCGTTAATTGTTGGTTTTCAGAGTCGCGCCATTCAGAATAAATCAAAATAGTAATCAAAACCGTTCCATAGATAAAGTCCAGAAtcggagaaaagaaagatggtAACTATGCAAATACTCCCGCCAAAATTACGGTCACAGCAAATTTTCTAATGGAAGATATGCGGAGAAACTTTTTACCCAAATTTGTAGAGATTTGTATGGAGACGCCATGCTGGTGCCCATCTAGttgggcaccaacatggcggccggaAACCATCAGAAACATCTGTCACTGAGTTTTGCTACAAAAGAGTGAATTTATGTCTCGTGGAACgcaaaaacattaaattattattttttctactACAAGAACTGTTTAGATAGCCAAACTCCCCGAAATAAGTCACAATTTTAACCAACACAACAGCTCTCTCGCCCGTCTGGTGAATGCCGCGCCACCGAAAAGTTTAGAAATTTAAGCGTAGTTTatcacaaaacaaagaactcATTTGGTGCGAAAATTTGTATGAATAGTAATTTTAAGCTGCTCTTATACATCATGAAATTTAACCTTAATTAAACAGGATTAATAGTTTTGTAGTTTCAATtttagtgacgtcatgtgaaactGGCAATAGGCTTAAAATctaaataaaatgtttattgttaGTAGGAAGGGAAACAAGCTGGAAGAACTGAATTATAAAACCAAAGAAACTCGACTAGTGTTTCCTTGTTATCGCTTCCCTGAGTTTGTCATCAAGTATCTCGCTCTTGAAGGGTAATACTCGAGACGTCTGCCTCTCAACGTTTGACGGCTTATAATTCTGACCCAATCAACTTGCTTGATAATGCTTTATCTTCGCGTCTTGCGGCACCAGTTTGTTGAGAAACTAACCTCTTGAAACGGCATATGTTGTCGAATTAGTGACATGTTGCCCGACGAAAGGCGAATGCCCTCAATTTTAGAATAATTCTTCAAGAAATGAGGACAGATCTTACGTAATCAACAGTGCAAATAGAAACGGTGTGTGTATGTGCATGAATGCGGGTTTTATCCGAAGACAGCCAGAAGCTAGAAAGCAAACAACTTAAGGTTGCTCAGCCGGTATTGATTTATTCAAGACTACTTTAATTTCCGCAATGATATTTTGCAAATTACAATGATTGGTCATGGTCTTTACTAACGGGCGGCGTTGGCTGAACATTTGAAGTCAACTATCGCATTCCTAACTTCATTGATTCCCGCCGTAATTTACGCCCTGCTAACCACAAACCTGGCAAGTTTGTTACATTTAGGTTTGACAGGTTTCTATAGCCAGCATAAATCCTTAAACTGattctcaaaaatgcaatCGATATATGGCTTGTACTGAACCAAATTGAATTCTGAGGCAATCGCTTATTATTGAGCTGAGAATGTTTGAAGTGGAGTAGCAATTTCGCTACGCAGCAAACGCCAAAGAACATGTTTGAAGACCGTTATATCCTTTGTTAGCGAAAATCTCATCAGATGAAGCAAAGACAGGCGCGTAAAATCCACCGAGTAAGAGACGCTCCGATTATCCAATAACATTCATCCTTACCGTACTTCGTGAAGATTGACGCTTGTTTTCCTCCGCAATCTGTATGCTATTGGTCTCGCATCGATCGCTCGGAAATTACATAAATTTGATTTCCCGTTTGTAAACTGCCGCACGAAATTAATTGTGGGAAAGACCAAAGTGTTATGGATTTTTAACTGTATTTAATTCGGTTTCCGGTTAATGACttctttacaattttccatGCGAAATTATCACTTCACTCAGCTGATTCAGTTCGAAATCTAACACTCAATACTCCAATAAACTCG carries:
- the LOC141877171 gene encoding guanylate-binding protein 2-like, which encodes MAIPLCLPNNYRWNATTGKCSQIPEERSSLVIVDEALQKLRALKGPVCVVSITGPYRRGKSFILSEVFDQPDVFPLGHSFDAKTMGIWMWIVPGKFQDSNGQECSVVPLDSEGINAVSGEGSDDNQIFTLSVLLSSVLIYNSSGVPMREDLTGLEFIAKLSQRVKLRSSNEGQQRVEARHDDAEFFHKTFPFFIWLLRDVTLRPPSDCKDIKEYFLKRLFKDQSESKGGSVQKVAESILCFSSGFDAFQLPPPSSDREVLEDMTSNKDKLSSAFLKGVEKFKSLLKSILVTKQSFNDGDIVTGEALASLVNIYVAALNIPGMVSSLQSAWETFVHTKCTEAKCAAVQVYDKAMSTQLVKCKLPCDSDDIRKIQKDAVEKSMVVFKAETVGVSALNSEKYLEELMVRRKYRSTKCLPK